One genomic segment of Mycoplasmopsis agalactiae PG2 includes these proteins:
- the ychF gene encoding redox-regulated ATPase YchF, with amino-acid sequence MGLKAGIVGLPNVGKSTLFSALTKHQVEASNYAFTTIDPNISSVALKDQRLVELAKIVNPAKIVPATFDFVDIAGLVKGASKGEGLGNKFLSNIREVDAIIHVVRCFENKDIMHVANEVNPVNDKNVINYELMLADIETVTNIINRISKKAKAGDKLALLEYNLAQKIKQTLENEMPVRSLLQSLSEEETKLIKTYHLLTAKPIIYVANLSTEQISNYANDKLFNELKNSLAHDEKIIPISVQLESELAQVDEAEANEWLSSYNISLSGLDILTKESFDLLKLKTYFTSGPMEVKAWTFKDGMLAPQCAGLIHSDFEKKFIKADIISYENYIQYNGEQGARNAGKIRSEGKNYIMQDGDICHFKFGK; translated from the coding sequence ATGGGATTAAAAGCAGGAATTGTTGGACTTCCAAATGTTGGAAAAAGCACACTATTTAGTGCACTTACAAAACATCAAGTTGAGGCTTCAAATTATGCCTTTACAACTATAGATCCAAATATAAGCAGTGTTGCACTTAAAGATCAAAGACTAGTTGAACTAGCAAAAATTGTTAATCCTGCAAAAATAGTTCCTGCAACTTTTGACTTTGTTGACATTGCTGGACTAGTTAAGGGAGCTTCTAAAGGTGAAGGGCTAGGTAACAAGTTTCTCTCAAATATAAGAGAAGTAGATGCAATTATTCATGTAGTAAGATGTTTCGAAAACAAAGACATTATGCATGTAGCTAACGAAGTTAATCCAGTTAATGACAAAAATGTTATTAATTATGAACTTATGTTAGCTGATATTGAAACTGTTACAAATATAATCAATAGAATTAGCAAGAAAGCTAAAGCAGGTGACAAATTAGCACTTTTAGAATACAATTTGGCTCAAAAAATTAAGCAAACGTTAGAAAACGAAATGCCAGTAAGATCATTATTACAATCACTTTCTGAAGAAGAAACAAAACTTATTAAAACATATCATTTATTAACTGCTAAGCCAATTATTTATGTAGCTAATTTATCAACTGAACAAATAAGTAATTATGCTAATGACAAATTATTTAATGAGCTTAAAAACTCATTAGCTCATGATGAAAAAATTATCCCTATATCTGTGCAATTAGAATCAGAACTAGCACAAGTTGATGAAGCTGAGGCAAATGAGTGACTTAGTTCATACAATATAAGTCTTAGCGGACTAGATATCTTAACTAAAGAATCATTTGACTTATTAAAATTAAAAACTTATTTTACATCTGGACCAATGGAAGTTAAAGCCTGAACATTTAAAGACGGCATGCTAGCACCACAATGTGCAGGCCTTATTCATAGTGATTTTGAGAAAAAATTCATTAAAGCTGACATTATTAGTTACGAAAATTATATACAATATAATGGTGAGCAAGGTGCCCGTAATGCCGGCAAAATTAGAAGCGAAGGCAAAAACTACATTATGCAAGATGGAGATATTTGCCACTTTAAATTTGGTAAGTAA
- a CDS encoding Mbov_0400 family ICE element protein translates to MSRLLIGKVYKQRNKENKLPIAKSKFGDDIISHGVNRPYLIFYSDNKVYYLSAKSVSDKNRKATEDDKGNLILKTDLYGDDKEIAVDCSVINVMDRKLFESLYVEDSEWNNVQTSAAIYDKVMQKIYENINRIGYFEVAGFSETETLWKNNDEALKNKKVYEAIIKKYCEYYSKQLSDEITNNMNDLFFNSLERKYKNIIYESQKEKRGFTL, encoded by the coding sequence ATGAGCAGATTATTAATTGGTAAAGTTTATAAGCAGAGAAATAAAGAAAACAAACTCCCTATTGCTAAAAGCAAGTTCGGAGATGATATTATAAGCCACGGTGTAAACAGGCCTTACTTAATTTTCTACTCTGATAATAAAGTCTATTATCTATCTGCAAAGTCTGTAAGTGATAAAAATAGAAAAGCTACTGAAGATGATAAAGGTAACTTAATATTAAAAACTGATCTATACGGTGATGATAAAGAAATAGCTGTCGACTGTTCTGTTATAAATGTAATGGATAGAAAACTTTTTGAAAGTTTATATGTTGAAGATAGCGAATGAAATAATGTTCAAACTTCGGCTGCTATTTATGATAAAGTAATGCAAAAAATATATGAGAATATAAATAGGATAGGTTATTTCGAAGTTGCAGGTTTTAGTGAAACTGAAACACTATGAAAAAATAATGATGAAGCGTTAAAAAACAAAAAAGTCTATGAAGCAATTATTAAAAAATATTGTGAATACTATAGCAAACAACTATCCGATGAAATAACGAATAATATGAACGATCTATTCTTTAATAGTTTAGAACGCAAATATAAAAATATTATCTATGAATCCCAAAAGGAAAAGCGTGGTTTTACTTTATAA
- a CDS encoding Mbov_0397 family ICE element conjugal transfer ATPase: MATLTANKSAKSIIKNYKAYYEYVNNDLELLDTELLVDTYYIALYAKDLLELKKMVLNTIANFNAMDIESELIEGLELLKFLASVSLKSLDEEEAIRYLEYQMNNNQRDSFNAKDDHIFETLTFKEKVKEFFKFLKSNFKKKPIINKEVKTNKPKTLDELLSSDTVFKRNYFIKDGKYYSIHTISELPLNLSEGWAISLFDNDVTIVWNMGIFNEASQASLLDKSGKRMSDNKTLIKSNYFRASSSLQIEALEYLQSQLQENKNLLMNSSLMIINEANSLKELRKAESKVLTTAKRAKLNINTVPFKQFEALAQACLITSDNLHEAIPMSSYNISHGWAFENETNNDNNAFILGSTASTGEPIIFDQFYKKSARRVNYNMFTVGSSGKGKSTDVKKAILGHLAHNNKVYIIDPQNEYSKLVNHFGATLIDLGLGHKTIINPLHVQIQLFNDDEEISTKLIINKHLEWLETYFKLINTDWNQDYIVFLMSMVRSLYENIRLYNLKNINELRDFNYPIMSDLINHLKEYKWKDEFEKQRKKIVLANIIDRLSFDYENNGKYEYIYNGKTNIDLSNDFIIFNTQKLFNTSKDSGQVGLFVLLSFIQNKIFNNAIEDKNAKTVLVIDELHMYIDPSNTATLDFVYTMTKTVRKFNAGMILCTQNPSDFLGSSNITKKAEAILQNCQYAKFFGLKQKDLEAVMDMFKSTGGLNNTHQRFLADSDVGNLIFSLHMYSKIKGSIYYNEYEKQLFFDKGIIGQ; the protein is encoded by the coding sequence TTAGCTACACTAACTGCTAATAAAAGTGCAAAAAGTATAATAAAAAACTATAAAGCATATTATGAATATGTAAATAATGACTTAGAGTTACTAGATACTGAATTATTAGTAGATACATACTATATAGCACTATATGCTAAGGATCTTTTAGAACTTAAAAAAATGGTGCTTAATACTATTGCTAACTTTAACGCAATGGATATTGAAAGTGAATTAATAGAAGGCTTAGAATTGCTAAAGTTTTTAGCATCTGTAAGCTTAAAGTCCTTAGATGAAGAAGAAGCAATTAGATATTTAGAGTATCAAATGAATAATAATCAACGAGATTCATTTAATGCTAAAGATGATCATATTTTTGAAACATTAACTTTTAAGGAAAAAGTTAAAGAGTTTTTCAAGTTTTTAAAAAGTAATTTTAAAAAGAAGCCTATTATAAATAAAGAAGTCAAAACTAATAAGCCTAAAACATTAGATGAATTGCTTTCATCTGATACAGTGTTTAAGCGCAATTACTTTATTAAAGATGGCAAATACTACTCAATACATACAATAAGCGAATTACCGCTTAATTTAAGCGAAGGCTGGGCTATAAGCTTATTTGACAATGACGTTACTATTGTCTGAAATATGGGCATATTCAATGAAGCGTCGCAAGCATCTTTATTGGATAAGTCTGGCAAAAGGATGAGTGATAATAAAACTTTAATTAAGTCAAATTACTTTAGGGCATCATCTAGTTTACAAATTGAAGCCTTAGAATATTTACAAAGTCAATTACAAGAGAATAAAAACTTATTAATGAATAGTTCATTAATGATCATTAATGAAGCTAACAGTTTAAAAGAATTAAGAAAAGCCGAAAGTAAAGTTTTAACTACTGCCAAAAGGGCTAAGTTAAACATTAATACTGTACCTTTTAAACAATTTGAAGCCTTAGCGCAAGCGTGCTTAATTACTAGTGATAACTTACACGAAGCAATACCAATGAGTAGTTATAACATTAGCCATGGCTGGGCATTTGAGAATGAAACTAATAATGATAATAATGCATTTATCCTAGGTAGCACTGCATCGACTGGAGAACCTATAATTTTTGATCAATTCTATAAAAAGAGTGCAAGAAGGGTTAATTACAATATGTTTACTGTCGGCTCATCGGGTAAAGGTAAGTCGACTGATGTTAAAAAGGCCATTTTAGGCCATTTAGCACACAATAATAAGGTATATATCATTGATCCGCAAAATGAGTATTCTAAGTTAGTCAATCATTTTGGCGCTACTTTAATTGATTTAGGCCTAGGGCATAAAACAATAATTAATCCATTGCATGTGCAAATACAGCTTTTTAATGATGATGAAGAAATTAGCACTAAGTTAATAATTAATAAGCACCTAGAATGGTTAGAAACATACTTTAAGTTAATTAATACTGACTGGAATCAAGACTACATTGTATTTTTAATGTCAATGGTAAGAAGCCTTTATGAAAATATAAGGCTTTATAACCTAAAAAACATTAATGAGTTAAGAGACTTTAATTATCCAATAATGAGTGACTTAATTAATCATTTAAAAGAGTACAAATGAAAAGATGAATTTGAAAAACAGAGAAAGAAAATTGTTTTAGCTAACATTATCGATAGGCTTTCATTTGACTATGAAAATAATGGTAAATATGAATATATTTACAACGGGAAAACTAACATTGATCTTTCTAATGACTTTATCATTTTCAATACACAAAAATTATTTAATACTTCTAAAGATAGTGGACAAGTAGGCTTATTTGTTCTCTTAAGCTTTATTCAAAACAAAATATTTAATAATGCAATAGAAGATAAGAATGCAAAAACAGTATTGGTTATTGATGAATTGCACATGTATATTGATCCAAGCAATACTGCTACATTAGACTTTGTTTATACAATGACAAAAACTGTTAGAAAGTTTAATGCAGGTATGATACTTTGTACACAGAATCCATCCGACTTTTTAGGTTCAAGCAATATAACTAAAAAAGCTGAAGCTATATTGCAAAACTGTCAATATGCTAAGTTCTTTGGCCTTAAGCAAAAAGACTTAGAAGCTGTAATGGATATGTTCAAATCTACTGGTGGGCTTAATAATACTCATCAACGCTTTTTAGCTGATAGTGACGTCGGAAACTTAATTTTTAGCTTACATATGTATTCAAAAATAAAAGGTAGTATCTACTACAACGAGTATGAAAAACAATTGTTTTTTGATAAAGGCATAATAGGTCAATAA
- a CDS encoding Mbov_0398 family ICE element protein has product MTKKNEPLRITFRLYEKEDIARFEKFRKVIEIDNKSTSEAIAGVFKEYLYNKEKEIVFKDALDDIYYAMRKVFYSSLAPFQANITRELLKNRAELMLINKKLDILINANSKLDKKVLANLSMELLEEAQYFEKMRQILDIKHDETMNKINEKVKTIKDSEKKFERYRMHNGELDSQIISQKYDEFEALINDNRKE; this is encoded by the coding sequence ATGACTAAGAAAAATGAACCATTAAGAATAACTTTTAGGCTATATGAAAAAGAAGATATAGCAAGGTTTGAAAAGTTTAGAAAAGTAATTGAAATAGATAATAAAAGCACGTCGGAAGCAATTGCTGGAGTGTTTAAAGAGTATTTATATAACAAGGAAAAAGAGATTGTTTTTAAAGATGCATTAGATGATATTTACTATGCAATGAGAAAGGTGTTTTATTCATCATTAGCCCCTTTTCAAGCAAATATAACTAGAGAGTTATTAAAAAATAGGGCTGAGTTAATGCTTATTAATAAAAAGCTAGATATCTTAATTAATGCTAATAGCAAGTTAGATAAAAAAGTTTTAGCTAATTTAAGTATGGAGTTATTAGAAGAAGCACAGTATTTTGAAAAAATGAGACAAATATTAGATATTAAGCATGATGAAACAATGAACAAGATCAATGAAAAAGTAAAGACAATTAAAGATAGTGAAAAGAAATTTGAACGCTATAGAATGCATAATGGCGAATTAGATTCGCAAATTATAAGCCAAAAGTATGATGAATTCGAAGCTTTAATTAATGACAATAGGAAAGAGTAA
- a CDS encoding Mbov_0399 family ICE element protein has translation MNKKKLRIILSTTFSLPLVALNTSAFFHANSSSASTRYFDFPNSKYPVTVEYDKSTFSFENIFSDPNKTGPSYTRESFRMRIWEPKKWSEVLNKNDSSEIGKWQIMDEENKIEDIYDSRDERNINGAINTKVITNVKGFKITREFNSLDKLIDSIWWEKNDQYGYKKDFIETFNYYKNKERNSSNATISKITMSLEAKNLNARKVSYLNGSFNPDDEDEEESNDNIKYSNEGKLDWDKVTSYKITVELSRPRDIEHPFSKYKTDFNNLKSKLEAYSFNIETDTGGQLGTDESKQNGDKTNIEKLDEKLQEFNKQNSNSSKLRAEFEVTSPNTIDIYLKNEDGTFKEFVAKNVKVNITPSAEYKGRIARKNLEQRLVIKLGKWVDFQNGTTKLVDDKLEKDPSDKKQINNTGAERYGGRWIAHTPLKVNFTATSDETEVITINGKKIDVINYRFEEDLTDNRKDADDKEKVFNADIKDQSDKNAKNDSNSHAKNEYKIEITKYKDKAHKTVEYKYTKIIVIDSRSAQMDYKWFAWDPEKNRHQKELIEGFLTDEKGEVKKDKDGKPIPNAKYDPLIDKKTGTKKQLVWFDFKRGSTKSNLGLFANIDTNRYPEKDGHYVPNSDFADDVDSKKNYYKLTKAPYKTKTLFTPHSNEKDLDAGVIAEAVVLDGKGALKQLIGKNENATLFKLTSRGLYKISKSSTKRFLTLANETASDNYFSEEGIWLFTSNAKNSISNYKFVLINKDSSPYSQFLDNLPNFDSLKPLWETKQGKRFFEYLEATKELKHEQIKLLNYEDAMEYYKQYINDLWTGFEVNSPIAITPKFKKIPKQKRFLILHL, from the coding sequence ATGAATAAAAAGAAACTAAGAATAATACTATCTACTACTTTTTCATTACCTTTAGTAGCACTAAATACTAGTGCTTTTTTCCATGCTAATTCAAGCAGTGCAAGTACTAGGTATTTTGACTTTCCAAATAGTAAATATCCCGTAACAGTTGAATATGATAAGTCAACATTTAGTTTTGAGAATATTTTCTCCGATCCTAATAAAACTGGTCCATCTTATACAAGAGAATCTTTTAGAATGAGAATTTGAGAGCCTAAAAAATGAAGTGAAGTGCTTAATAAAAATGATTCATCTGAAATTGGCAAATGACAAATTATGGATGAAGAAAATAAAATAGAAGATATCTATGATTCTAGAGATGAAAGAAACATAAATGGTGCTATTAATACTAAGGTTATTACCAATGTAAAAGGCTTTAAAATTACTAGAGAATTTAATAGTTTAGATAAATTAATTGATTCGATATGATGAGAAAAAAATGACCAATATGGCTATAAAAAAGACTTTATTGAAACTTTTAACTATTATAAAAATAAAGAAAGAAATTCATCAAATGCTACAATATCAAAAATTACAATGTCACTAGAAGCTAAAAACTTAAATGCTAGAAAAGTTAGTTATCTAAACGGATCTTTTAACCCCGATGACGAAGATGAAGAAGAATCAAATGATAATATTAAATACAGTAATGAAGGTAAATTAGACTGAGATAAAGTAACTAGCTATAAAATAACTGTTGAATTATCTAGACCTAGAGATATAGAACATCCTTTTTCAAAATATAAAACTGACTTTAATAATCTTAAAAGTAAGTTAGAAGCTTACAGTTTCAATATTGAAACTGACACTGGCGGACAATTAGGCACTGATGAATCTAAGCAAAATGGCGATAAAACTAACATTGAAAAGTTAGATGAAAAGTTGCAAGAGTTTAATAAGCAAAATAGTAACAGTTCAAAATTAAGGGCTGAATTTGAAGTTACTAGCCCTAATACAATTGATATTTATTTAAAAAATGAAGATGGCACATTTAAAGAATTTGTTGCCAAAAATGTAAAAGTTAATATTACTCCATCTGCTGAATATAAAGGTAGAATTGCTAGAAAAAACTTAGAACAAAGACTAGTAATTAAATTAGGAAAATGAGTTGACTTTCAAAATGGCACTACTAAATTAGTTGATGATAAGTTAGAAAAAGATCCTAGTGATAAAAAACAAATTAATAATACAGGCGCTGAAAGATATGGCGGAAGATGAATTGCACATACGCCATTAAAAGTTAACTTTACAGCTACTAGTGATGAAACTGAAGTAATTACAATAAATGGTAAAAAAATTGACGTTATTAACTATAGATTCGAAGAAGACTTAACTGACAATAGAAAAGATGCTGATGATAAAGAAAAAGTTTTTAATGCTGATATTAAAGATCAAAGTGATAAAAATGCTAAGAATGATTCTAATTCGCATGCTAAAAATGAATATAAAATTGAGATAACTAAGTATAAAGATAAAGCACACAAAACAGTTGAGTATAAATATACAAAAATAATTGTAATTGATAGTAGAAGTGCTCAAATGGACTATAAATGATTCGCTTGAGATCCTGAGAAAAATAGGCATCAAAAAGAGTTAATAGAAGGGTTTTTAACTGATGAAAAAGGGGAAGTTAAAAAAGATAAAGATGGTAAGCCAATACCTAATGCTAAATATGATCCATTAATTGATAAAAAAACTGGTACTAAAAAACAATTAGTATGATTTGATTTTAAGCGTGGTAGTACTAAGTCAAATTTAGGCTTATTTGCTAATATTGATACTAATAGATATCCTGAAAAAGATGGCCATTATGTGCCTAATAGTGATTTTGCTGATGATGTTGATTCTAAAAAAAACTACTATAAGCTAACTAAAGCTCCATATAAAACTAAGACTCTATTTACTCCGCACAGTAATGAAAAAGATTTAGACGCTGGAGTAATTGCTGAAGCAGTTGTACTAGATGGTAAAGGGGCATTAAAACAGTTAATTGGAAAAAATGAAAATGCTACATTATTTAAATTAACTAGCCGTGGGCTTTATAAAATATCTAAAAGTTCTACTAAACGTTTCCTAACACTTGCAAATGAAACAGCATCTGATAATTACTTTTCTGAAGAAGGTATTTGACTTTTTACGTCAAATGCTAAGAATTCAATATCAAATTATAAATTTGTATTAATTAATAAAGATAGTAGCCCTTATAGCCAATTTTTAGATAACTTACCTAATTTTGATTCATTAAAGCCTTTATGAGAAACTAAACAAGGTAAAAGATTTTTTGAATACTTAGAAGCTACTAAAGAATTAAAACATGAACAAATAAAGTTGCTCAATTATGAAGATGCAATGGAGTATTATAAGCAATATATTAATGACTTATGAACTGGCTTTGAAGTTAATAGCCCTATTGCTATAACTCCTAAGTTTAAAAAAATACCAAAACAAAAAAGATTTCTGATATTGCATCTGTAG
- a CDS encoding MAG3960 family lipoprotein, producing MLITYLELQKALIQKQEWDKEKSLTDNFKKLGLIEKLDNFHDTVLEYMKLGQLVGFTDDESNNLYLFPTDLNKEVKTDFRDAYRWAYYEYHLFIQPMYVALSRGTKEAFEKEELKPYYDFIWENIRVADKVDKPRILSKEEALKKAKEIIKHYQNNFGWEFKEDESREKES from the coding sequence ATGCTAATAACTTATTTAGAGTTGCAAAAAGCTTTAATTCAAAAGCAAGAGTGGGATAAAGAAAAGTCGCTAACTGATAACTTTAAGAAATTAGGCTTAATTGAAAAGTTAGATAACTTTCATGACACAGTATTAGAATATATGAAATTAGGACAATTAGTCGGCTTTACTGATGATGAATCTAATAATTTATACTTATTCCCTACTGATCTAAATAAAGAAGTCAAAACTGACTTTAGAGACGCTTATAGATGGGCATATTATGAGTATCATTTGTTTATACAGCCAATGTATGTTGCATTAAGCAGGGGCACTAAGGAAGCATTCGAGAAAGAAGAATTAAAGCCTTACTATGACTTTATTTGAGAAAATATAAGAGTAGCTGATAAAGTAGATAAGCCTAGAATTTTAAGCAAAGAAGAAGCTTTAAAAAAAGCAAAAGAAATAATTAAGCACTATCAAAATAATTTTGGTTGAGAATTTAAAGAAGATGAATCTAGAGAAAAAGAATCATAA
- a CDS encoding Mbov_0401 family ICE element transposase-like protein yields MNKFDIDIFDEVLNTTKSLYAAKAKELNDKELYFRTVLRKSLYPDWAIFRKTSRVWITLGGIFTLNITMYQTTDANGKRKRFTYYHDEKLKQISKFKYDEDVIKLALKFYFEGNKIPDSLKRIFPSKQLINYYLKAFNLKEKIEKKNDEILANIESNLQKTNSKLMLEMDDFYIFHKSERIRKMRVRQVIMHTVNGSKLSNIINMFFTKNIDEATTKFNDMQFIKTTVSKQLNKFNNNREIIVNGDGARWIKHLANELNASYSLDLFHIKKAINDTFGTNKFASKENKTYFKNNINYCLNTPWKNAFSDAVFTKNELMFHTLYNEFFAYSSIINMPKVIHQKVQNFYKFIKNNSLTVFKNNENDSSYTEHFVYNSFKKHIKKDQSLYCFELIKLRVIYKNIAKNQATLFY; encoded by the coding sequence ATGAACAAATTCGATATTGATATTTTTGATGAAGTCTTAAACACTACTAAAAGTCTATATGCAGCTAAAGCTAAAGAGTTAAATGATAAAGAACTTTACTTTAGAACAGTACTAAGAAAAAGTCTTTATCCTGACTGAGCAATTTTTAGAAAAACTAGTAGAGTCTGAATTACCTTAGGTGGTATTTTTACTCTTAATATTACAATGTATCAAACTACTGATGCTAATGGAAAGCGCAAGCGTTTTACATATTATCACGATGAAAAATTAAAGCAAATATCTAAGTTTAAATATGATGAAGATGTTATTAAATTAGCACTTAAATTTTATTTTGAAGGAAACAAAATTCCTGATAGTTTAAAAAGAATTTTTCCTAGTAAGCAACTAATAAATTATTATCTTAAAGCATTTAATCTTAAAGAAAAAATAGAGAAAAAGAATGATGAAATATTAGCTAATATTGAATCTAATTTACAAAAAACTAATAGCAAATTAATGTTGGAAATGGATGACTTTTATATCTTTCATAAAAGCGAAAGAATTAGAAAAATGAGAGTAAGACAGGTAATAATGCACACTGTTAATGGAAGCAAATTATCAAACATAATCAATATGTTTTTTACTAAAAATATTGATGAAGCTACTACAAAATTTAATGATATGCAGTTTATCAAAACTACAGTAAGTAAACAATTAAATAAGTTTAATAACAACAGAGAAATTATTGTAAATGGCGATGGTGCTAGATGAATAAAGCATTTAGCAAATGAATTAAATGCTTCATATTCCTTAGATCTTTTTCATATCAAAAAAGCAATTAATGACACATTTGGCACAAATAAATTTGCTTCTAAAGAGAATAAAACATACTTTAAAAACAATATAAATTATTGCTTAAATACGCCATGAAAAAATGCTTTTTCTGATGCAGTTTTTACTAAAAATGAATTAATGTTTCATACACTTTATAATGAATTTTTTGCTTATTCTAGCATTATAAATATGCCGAAAGTTATTCATCAAAAAGTACAAAATTTTTATAAATTCATCAAAAATAACTCCCTAACTGTCTTTAAAAATAATGAAAATGATAGTTCATATACTGAGCATTTTGTCTACAATTCATTCAAAAAACACATTAAAAAAGATCAAAGTTTATACTGTTTTGAGCTTATAAAACTAAGAGTAATTTACAAAAATATTGCAAAAAATCAAGCCACACTTTTTTATTAA
- the greA gene encoding transcription elongation factor GreA — translation MALLGNEKIYLSEETYNKYKNEYTELVTVERPAVQASLKEARAQGDLSENAEYDAARDRQSEVERRILELERILENAEIIDTKSAVQNKAGIGATVRYLNMKTNKELVVTIMGPHDSNPIENKISNESPVAQAIMEANGIGDVVEVEVPQKYNIKVLDISYAK, via the coding sequence ATGGCATTACTTGGAAATGAAAAAATTTATTTATCAGAAGAGACATACAACAAATATAAAAATGAATATACAGAGTTAGTAACTGTTGAGCGTCCAGCAGTGCAAGCTTCTTTAAAAGAAGCTAGAGCTCAAGGTGACTTGTCAGAAAATGCTGAATATGATGCAGCTCGTGATCGTCAAAGTGAAGTTGAAAGAAGAATTTTAGAACTAGAACGTATTTTAGAAAATGCTGAAATAATTGATACAAAAAGTGCTGTTCAAAATAAAGCTGGAATTGGTGCAACTGTTAGATATCTAAATATGAAAACAAATAAAGAATTAGTTGTCACAATAATGGGGCCACACGATAGCAATCCTATTGAAAATAAAATTAGTAACGAATCACCTGTTGCGCAAGCAATTATGGAAGCTAATGGAATTGGTGATGTTGTTGAAGTTGAAGTTCCTCAAAAATACAACATTAAAGTTCTAGATATTAGCTATGCAAAATAA
- the hpt gene encoding hypoxanthine phosphoribosyltransferase: MQNNIDKRILKVIYSKEELEKRISELASWVNKTYANTDGLIIVGLLKGCVPFLAQLIKDVTIDHKLDFMIASSYAGGSKSLGSVKIIMDMAEEISGKDVLIVEDVIDSGITLNKVKEILETRNPKSIRILTLLDKPYRRKVALNADMFGFHAPDEFLVGFGLDYQEEMRNLPYIGIFNKEYL, encoded by the coding sequence ATGCAAAATAATATTGACAAAAGAATTCTTAAAGTTATTTATTCTAAAGAGGAATTAGAGAAAAGAATATCAGAATTAGCATCATGAGTTAACAAAACTTACGCAAATACTGATGGATTAATAATAGTTGGCTTACTAAAAGGCTGCGTTCCTTTTTTAGCCCAATTAATTAAAGATGTAACTATTGATCATAAACTTGATTTTATGATAGCTTCAAGCTATGCTGGTGGTTCTAAATCGCTTGGAAGTGTTAAGATAATCATGGACATGGCCGAAGAAATTTCTGGCAAGGATGTTTTAATTGTTGAAGATGTTATTGATTCAGGCATAACCTTAAATAAAGTTAAAGAAATTTTAGAAACAAGAAATCCTAAATCAATAAGAATTTTAACTTTATTAGATAAGCCATATCGCAGAAAAGTTGCACTAAATGCTGATATGTTTGGCTTCCATGCTCCTGATGAATTTTTGGTAGGATTTGGTTTAGACTATCAAGAAGAAATGAGAAACCTGCCTTATATTGGAATTTTTAACAAAGAGTATTTATAA
- a CDS encoding Mbov_0395 family pilin-like conjugal transfer protein produces the protein MGGTKPFDTSTLQTNLGDLAATVQKYINITLGALAGILVIAILIVGATAWFKASKADSDEQRANELKKIKWLAGFIIFIVIAWAISGVITGILQGVWKVS, from the coding sequence ATGGGTGGAACTAAGCCTTTTGATACTAGCACATTACAAACTAATTTAGGTGATCTAGCGGCTACAGTACAAAAATATATAAATATTACACTAGGTGCTTTAGCAGGTATCTTAGTAATAGCAATTTTAATTGTTGGGGCTACAGCCTGATTTAAAGCTTCAAAAGCTGATTCTGATGAACAGAGAGCAAATGAATTAAAGAAAATTAAATGACTAGCTGGTTTTATTATTTTCATTGTTATTGCCTGAGCAATAAGTGGAGTAATAACGGGTATATTACAGGGTGTATGAAAAGTTAGCTAG